Sequence from the Agrococcus sp. SL85 genome:
CGCTTCGCGTGCTTGATGTTCTGCGAGTGGCCCAGGTCGATGAGGCGCTTGATGACGAACGGCTTGAACAGCTCGAGCGCCATCTGCTTCGGCAGGCCGCACTGGTGCAGCTGGAGCTGCGGGCCGACGACGATGACCGAGCGGCCCGAGTAGTCGACGCGCTTGCCGAGCAGGTTCTGGCGGAACCGGCCCTGCTTGCCCTTCAGCATGTCCGAGAGCGACTTCAGCGCGCGGTTGCCGGTGCCCGTGACGGGACGGCCTCGGCGGCCGTTGTCGAACAGGGCGTCGACCGCCTCCTGCAGCATGCGCTTCTCGTTGTTCACGATGATCTCGGGAGCACCGAGGTCGAGCAGGCGACGCAGGCGGTTGTTGCGGTTGATGACGCGGCGGTAGAGGTCGTTCAGGTCGGAGGTCGCGAAGCGGCCGCCGTCGAGCTGGACCATCGGGCGCAGCTCCGGCGGGATCACCGGGACGACGTCGAGGACCATCGCGGCCGGGCTGTTGCCCGTCTGCAGGAACGAGTTGACGACCTTGAGGCGCTTGATCGCGCGGATCTTGCGCTGGCCCTTGCCCTCGGCGATCTGCTGGTGCAGCAGGTCGGACTCGGCGGCCAGGTCGAAGGCCTCGAGGCGCAGCTTGATCGCCTCGGCGCCCATGTGGCCGTCGAAGAACTCGCCGTAGAGGTCGACGAGGTCGTGGTAGACCGCGTCCTCCGCCTTGAGGTCGCCGACCTTCAGGGTGCGGAAGTCGTCGAAGACGCGCTCGCTGTGCGCGATCTCGTCGTCGGCGACCTTGCGGATGTGCGCCATCTCGCGCTCGCCCGCGTCCTTCACCTTGCGCTTCTGGTCGGCCTTGGCGCCCTCGGCCTCGAGCTCGGCGACGTCCTTCTCGAGCTGCGCGAGGCGCTCGGCGATGTCGGCGTCGCGACGCTTCTCGATCTCGCTCGTGCGCAGGCGCAGCTCCTGCTCCAGCTGGGGCAGGCGCTCGTGGCGCGCGTCGGCGTCGACCCGGATGACCATGTACGCGGCGAAGTAGATGACCTTCTCGAGGTCCTTCGGCGCCATGTCCAGGAGGTAGCCGAGGCGGCTCGGCACGCCCTTGAAGTACCAGATGTGCGTGACGGGGGCGGCGAGCTCGATGTGGCCCATGCGCTCGCGGCGCACCGACGACTTCGTGACCTCGACGCCGCAGCGCTCGCAGACGATGCCCTTGAAGCGCACGCGCTTGTACTTGCCGCACGCGCACTCCCAGTCGCGCGACGGGCCGAAGATCTGCTCGCCGAACAGGCCGTCCTTCTCCGGCTTCAGGGTGCGGTAGTTGATGGTCTCCGGCTTCTTCACCTCGCCGTAGGACCAGGCGCGGATGTCCTCGGCCGTCGCGAGGCCGATCCGCAGCTCATCGAACGTGGTTGCGTCGATCAATGTGTTCCCTCTTCTGAAGATTCTCTAGCTGCGGCCGGATCAGATCTCGTCGATCGACGAGAGCTCGGGCCGGGAGATGTTGATGCCGAGCTCCTCGGCCGTGCGCAGTGCCTCGTCCTCGTCGTCGCGCAGGGTGACGACGTCGCCGGCGGCGTTGAGCACCTCGACGTTCAGGCAGAGCGACTGCATCTCCTTCATGAGCACCTTGAAGGACTCGGGGATGCCGGGCTCCTGGATGTTCTCGCCCTTGACGATCGCCTCGTACACCTTCACGCGGCCGACGATGTCGTCCGACTTGATGGTGAGGAGCTCCTGGAGCGTGTACGCCGCGCCATAGGCCTCGAGCGCCCACACCTCCATCTCGCCGAAGCGCTGGCCGCCGAACTGGGCCTTACCACCCAGGGGCTGCTGCGTGATCATCGAGTAGGGGCCCGTCGAGCGCGCGTGGATCTTGTCGTCGACGAGGTGGTGGAGCTTCAGGATGTACATGTAGCCGACCGAGATCGGGTACGGGTACGGCTCTCCCGAGCGGCCGTCGAAGAGGTTCGCCTTGCCCGTGCCGTCGATGAGGCGGTCGCCGTCGCGCGTCGGCAGCGTCGAGTCGAGCAGGCCGATGATGGCCTCCTCGGTGGCGCCGTCGAACACGGGGGTCGCGACCTTCGTGTCGGCGGGCGCCTCGAGCGTGCGCGGGTCGAGGCCCTCGGCCCACTCCGGCGTGCCCTCGACCTTCCAGCCCGTCTTCGCGATCCAGCCGAGGTGCGTCTCGAGCACCTGGCCGAAGTTCATGCGCTTCGGGATGCCGAGCGGGTTCAGGACGATGTCGACGGGCGTGCCGTCGGCGAGGAAGGGCATGTCCTCCTCGGGCAGGATCTTCGCGATGACGCCCTTGTTGCCGTGGCGGCCCGCGAGCTTGTCGCCCTCGGTGATCTTGCGCTTCTGCGCGATGTAGACCACGACCTTCTCGTGGACGCCCGAGCCGAGCTCGTCGTCGCCGTCCTCCGCGCGGAACTGCTTCACCGCGATGACGGTGCCCTGCTCGCCGTGGGGGACCTTGAGCGACGTGTCGCGCACCTCGCGGCTCTTCTCGTTGAAGATCGCGCGGAGCAGGCGCTCCTCGGCCGAGAGCTCGGTCTCGCCCTTGGGCGTGACCTTGCCGACGAGGATGTCGCCGGGGACGACCTCAGCACCGATGCGGATGATGCCGCGCTCGTCGAGGTCGGCGAGCAGGTCCTGGCCGACGTTGGGGAGGTCGCGGGTGATCTCCTCCTTGCCGAGCTTGGTGTCGCGCGCGTCGATCTCGTACTCCTCGATGTGGATCGACGAGAGCACGTCGTCCTTCACGAGGTTCTGGCTGAGGATCATCGCGTCCTCGTAGTTGTGGCCCTCCCACGGCATGAACGCGACGAGCAGGTTCTTGCCGAGCGCGAGCTCGCCCTGGTCGGTCGCGGGGCCGTCGGCGATGACCTCGCCCGCCTCGATGCGGTCGCCCGCCGAGACGATGACGCGGTGGTTGTACGACGTGCCCTGGTTCGAGCGGTCGAACTTGCGCAGGAAGTACTGCTGCGTGCCGCCCTCGTCGAGCTGGATCGACACGACGTCGGCCGAGACCTCCGCCACGACGCCGGCCTTCTCGGCCGTGATGACGTCGCCCGAGTCGATGGCCGCGAAGCCCTCCATGCCGGTGCCGACGAACGGCGCCTGGCTGCGGACGAGCGGCACCGCCTGGCGCTGCATGTTCGCACCCATGAGGGCGCGGTTCGCGTCGTCGTGCTCGAGGAACGGGATGAGGCTCGTGGCGACCGACACCATCTGGCGCGGCGACACGTCCATGTAGTTGACGGCCGAGGGCGAGACGAGCTCGACCTCCTCGCCCTTCGAGCGCGCCACGACGCGGTCCTCGACGAAGCGGCGCTTCGCGTCGAGGCGGTTGTTGGCGTGCGCGACGACGAAGTCGTCCTCCTCCGAGGCCGTCAGGTAGTCGATGACGTCGCTGACGACGCCGTTCTCGACCCGGCGGTACGGCGTCTCGATGAAGCCGAAGGAGTTGATGCGCGCGAAGGTCGCGAGCGAGCCGATGAGGCCGATGTTCGGGCCCTCAGGGGTCTCGATCGGGCACATGCGGCCGTAGTGCGAGGGGTGCACGTCGCGCACCTCGACGCCCGCGCGCTCGCGGCTCAGGCCGCCGGGGCCGAGCGCCGAGAGGCGGCGCTTGTGGGTCAGGCCCGCGAGCGGGTTGTTCTGGTCCATGAACTGCGAGAGCTGCGAGGTGCCGAAGAACTCCTTGATCGCGGCGCTCACGGGGCGCACGTTGATCAGGGTCTGCGGGGTGATCGCCTCGATGTCCTGCGTGGACATGCGCTCGCGCACGACGCGCTCCATGCGCGCCAGGCCCGTGCGGACCTGGTTCTGGATGAGCTCGCCGACGGCGCGGATGCGGCGGTTGCCGAAGTGGTCGATGTCGTCGACGTCCAGGCGGATGTCGACGGCCTCGCCCTTGCGGATGCCCGGCAGCGTGGTCTCCTCGGCGTGGAGGGCGACCAGGTACTTGATCGTCGCGACGATGTCCTCGACCGAGAGCACCGAGTCGGACATCGGGACGTCGATGCCGAGCTTGCGGTTGATCTTGTAGCGGCCGACCTTCGCGAGGTCGTAGCGCTTCGGGTTGAAGTAGAAGTTGTCGAGGAGCGCGCGGGCGGCCTCAGCAGCGACCTGCTCGCCCGGACGCAGCTTGCGGTAGATGTCGCGGAGGGCGTCCTCCTTCGTCATCGGCGCGTCCTTCTCGAGCGTCGCGAGGATCGACTCGTAGCCGGCGAACTCCTGCGCGATGTCCTCGCTCGTCATGCCGAGCGCCTTGAGGAAGACGGTGACCGACTGCTTGCGCTTGCGGTCGATGCGCACGCCGACGGCGTCGCGCTTGTCGATCTCGAACTCGAGCCAGGCGCCGCGGCTCGGGATGACGCGGGCCGAGTAGACGTCCTTGTCGGAGTTCTTCTCGGGGGTCCGCTCGAAGTAGACGCCGGGGCTGCGCACGAGCTGCGACACGACGACGCGCTCGGTGCCGTTCACGATGAACGTGCCCTTCTCGGTCATGAGCGGGAAGTCGCCCATGAAGACGGTCTGCGACTTGATCTCGCCCGTCTCGTGGTTCATGAACTCGGCCGAGACGTACAGCGGCGCGGCGTAGGTCTTGCCGCGCTCCTTGCACTCGTCGATCGTGTACTTCGGGACGTCGAGCACGGGCTCCGAGAAGGAGAGCTGCATCTTCTCGCTCAGGTCCTCGATGGGCGAGATCTCCTCGAAGATCTCCTCGAGGCCCGACTGCGCCGGGACGTCGTCGCGACCGGCCGTCTGCGCCTCGTCGAGGCGGCTCCGCCAGGCCTCGTCGCCGATGAGCCACTCGAAGCTCTCGGTCTGGAGGGCCAGCAGGTCGGGGACGGTCAGGGTGTCCGTGATGCGCGCGAAACTCAGTCGGCTCGCGTTCCGACCGGACTTGGGGCTCAGTTCAGCCAAGGCAGATACCTCCGGGCCGGGAAGGGTTGCGGGTCTTCCCGGGATCGTGTCGTCGGTGAGAGACTCGTCAACACCCTGGAGCGCCCTGTCCGGGCGCGCGCCGACCGCAATATGAAGGCAGAGGGGATGTCTATGAGCGCAACCGCCTACGTTACGCCCCGTGGCGCCGCGTGTCCAGTCGATCCGGCGTGTCGGCTCGCATCCCGTCCCCGCCCGGTGGTATCCCGCGCCGGCACCCGCTGAGCGGGGCCGCCCGCTGGGCCAGGATGGAGGCATGAGCACCCCCACCCGGCGGCTCGGCTCCGGCATGATCGCCGAGATGCGCCACGCGTCCGACGGCGGCTGGCAGCTCGTGGTCGACGGCACGCCGCAGTCGCACGTCGACCCGGAGCGGCCGCAGCTGCTCGTCTACGAGTACGTGCAGCAGATCGGCCACGTCGTCGACGCGCTGCCGCCCGGACCCCTCACGGCCGTGCACCTCGGGGCCGGCGCGCTCACGATCCCGCGCTACGTCGACGCGACGCGGCCGGGCTCGCGCCAGCAGGTGATCGAGCTCGAGCCCGCGCTCGTCGAGCTCGTGCGGGAGGTCGCTCCGCTCCCCCGCGGCGCGAGCGTGCGGGTGCGGTACGGCGACGCGCGCGAGCAGCTGCCGAGGCTGCCGGGCGGGCTCCGCGGCGCCGTCGACCTCGTGGTCGTCGACGTCTTCTCGGGCTCGCAGACGCCCGCGCACGTGACGACCGTCGAGTTCCACGAGCTCGTGCGGGAGCTGCTCGCGCCGCACGGCGTCGTGGTCGTGAACGTCGCCGACGACCGCACCCTGCAGTTCGTGCGCCGCCAGCTCGCGGCGCTGGCCGAGGTGCACGGCGCCGTCGCCGCGGTCGCCGACCCGGGGATGCTCAAGGGCCGCCGCTTCGGCAACGTCGTCGCCGTCGCGGGCGCCGCGCTGCCCGACGTCGAGGCGATCGGGCGCGCGCTGCGCCGCGACCCGCTGCCGGGCAAGGTCATGCACGGCGCGGAGCCTCACGCGCTTCCTCGGCGGCGCGCTGCCCGCGCGCGACGCCGGCGCGACGCCGAGCCCGGCGCCGAGCCGGGGCATCTTCGGCTGAGCCGCCCGTCCGCGAGGCCCCGACGCGGCGTTGCGCCGCGCGTAGGCCACGCGATGCGGGACGATGCCCTGCATGAGCGAGTCGATCGGCTACGACCAGACCGCGCTCCGCAACGCGGTCGACGTCGCCTCAGCGGCGCGGCGCCTGCGGCAGCTGGGCAGGGAGCGGTCGCTCGCCGCCACCTCCGAGCGCGCCTGGCTGCTCGAGAGCCTCGGCAGGCTCGACGAGGCCCTCGCGGCCGCGACCGAGGCCGTCGTGCTCGCGCGCGCGACAGGCTCCCGGGACCGCGTCGCCGAGGCCCGGCTGCTGCGCGCCTCCGTCGTGCAGACGCGCGGCGACCTCCAGGCCGCGCTGCGCGACTGCACCGCGATCGTCGCCGAGGCGCGGGCGAACGACTGGGTCGAGCTGTGGGCGCACGCGCTGCAGCAGCGCGGCACCGTGCACTTCGCCCTCGGCGGCTGGCACGAGGCGTGCGTCGACTTCACCGTGGCGGTCGAGCTCTGCCGCGAGGCCGAGCTGCCCGCCGAGCAGCTGGAGGCCGCCGAGGTCGCGCTGCTCGTCGCGACCGACCGCGCCCAGACCGAGGCGCTGCGGGCGGGGCGCCCGGAGGCGCGCGCGAGCCACCCGCTCTGGGGCGGCCGCTGAGGCATCGCCGGCAGGTGGCATCCTGGTCGGTCGGAGGGACGTCATGGCGGAGCTGGACCGGGTGCGGCGGTGGGCCGAGGCCCTCATCCGCCTGCACCTCGACGACTCGTGGTCGTTCGGCTTCGACCGCGCAGCGAAGCGCGCGGGCCTTACGGACTTCGGCGCGCGGCGCATCACGGTCTCGCGGCACCTCGCGGAGCGCTGGGACGACGACGAGGTGCACCAGACCCTGCTGCACGAGGTGGCCCACGCGATCGTCGGGCCGGGCGAGGGCCACGGCGCGCGCTGGCTGCGCACCGCCCGCGAGCTCGGCTACGTCGGCGGGCGCACCCACCAGGGCGAGATCGCCGCCGAGCGCGCGGGCTGGGTGGGCCGCTGCCCCGGCGGCCACGAGCACGTGCGCTTCCGCGCCCCGCGCGGCCGCTACGCGTGCCGGCCCTGCTCGAAGGGCGCCGCCCGGGTCGTCGAGGTGCGCTGGGAGCGCCGCGCGGCATGACCACGCGGACGCTCTCGGACGGGCTCGTCGCGAGCCTCGAGCCCGACGCGCACGGCCTCGTGCTCGTCATCGACGGCATCGAGCAGTCGCACCTGGGCGCGCCCGGCGCGCCCCCGCGCCACGCCTCGCACCGCTGGATGCTCGCGGCCGCGCTCGAGGCGCTCGCGAGCACGCACGCGCCGAGCGCGCTGCACCTCGGCGGCGGCGCGCTCGCGCTGCCGCGGGCGATCGCCGACGCCCGGCCCGATGCGCGCCAGCGCGTGGTCGAGCTCGAGCCCGCGCTCGTCGAGCCTCGTGGCGGAGGCCGCCCCGCCGCCCGCCTCGATCGCGGTGGAGGTCGGCGACGGCCGGGCGGCCCTCGAGACCGCCCCCTCCCCCGTCGGCCTCGTCGCGGTCGACGTCTTCGCGGCCGGCCGCGTGCCGCCGCCGTTCACGAGCGTCGAGTGCTTCGCCGCCGCCCGCGCCGCGCTCCTGCCGGGCGGCACGCTCGTCGTGAACTCGGCCGACGGGCCGCCGCTCGCGTTCCTGCGCGCGCAGCTCGCCACCCTGCGCTCGGTGTTCGCCGACGTGGCCGCGATCACGACGGGCTCGACGCTCGCCGGCGCGCGCCACAGCAACGTCGTGCTCGTCGCGAGCGATGCGCCCATCCCCGTCGACGCGATCCGCGAGCGGGTGCGCACCGGCCCGCCGCCGGCGGCGGCCCTCGGCTGGCCCCGGCTCGCGCCGTTCGTCGCCGACACGACGCCCGCGGTCGTCACGGACGCGACGGCCGTCGGCTCGCCCGAGCCGGTGCGCTCGGCCTACCTCGGCGGCTCGTCGCTGCCGGCCTCGCTGCTCGGCTGAGGCTCCCCTGCTCCACGGAGCGAAGGCCCCCGGATGCCCGCGTCGATCGGGCTGACCTGCGGCACCTCGTGGCCGGCCTGCGGCACGTCGTGGCCCGCCGGCAGCGCACCGCCGTCGGCCGCGCCCTCCGCGTCCGCGTCGGGCAGCGGGGCGGAGCCCGCGTACGAGGCGCTGATGCGCCGGTAGGCGGGCGTGAGGAACGCGAGCAGCGACGCCGCGACCATCACGAGGCCCGCGACGAGGAAGACGAGCGCGACGCCGCGCATCTCGCCCGTGCCGAGCAGCGGCTCGAGCGCGGCCGCGCCCTCGTCGGTGCGCGACCACGGCACGATCCAGAACTCGGCGATCGGGGCGATGAGGAAGGCCGTGATCGGTGCCGCGGCCGACTCGAAGGCCATCGCGAAGCCGAACACGCGCCCCTGCCGCTGCAGCGGCACGACGCGCTGGATGACCGTCTGCTCGGCCGCCTCGACCGCGGGCACGAGGCAGAGGTAGAGCCAGATGCCGGCGGCGTAGAGCAGCCACCACTCGCGGATCGTGAAGAGCGCGCCGAGGAGGCCCATGAGCGCCACGACGAGCAGCATCGTGCGCATCGGCCGCCTGCCGAGGCCGAACCTGGCGATCACGAGACCGCCGACGATGAAGCCCGTCGAGGCGACGCCGAAGACGATGCCCCAGGCCTGCACCGAGAACAGCTCGAGTCCGTACGGGTCCATGAGCGCCATGTAGACGCCGCCGATGAGGTTGTTGAAGGTGGAGAAGACGATGAGCGCGAAGAGGCCGCCGACGGCCATGACCGCGCGGATCGAGCCGCGCAGGTCGACCGCGCTCTCGCCCTCCTCGCGCGTCGCGGCCGCGCGATCCTCCGGGAACCGGAGCGTGAGCAGGTGCAGCAGCGTGCCGAGGGTGAGCGCCACGGCGATCGCGATGGTCCAGCCCATGCCGACGAAGCCGATCGCGAAGCCCGAGAGCACGCTCGTGACGATGAAGGCGAGGCCCTGCACCGTGCCCACGAGCCCGTTGGCGTTGGCGTGCTGCGCGTCGGGCACGAGCATCGTGACGGTGGTCGAGAGCGCGATGTTGCGCATGTGCTCGATGACCGCCCCCGCGAGGATGACGACGGTGAACAGCCAGAACCACGGCGCCCCGAGGTCGAGCAGCGACCGCTCCGGCAGCAGCAGGTACATGCCGCCCGCCGACGCGAACGCCGCGAGCGTCAGCGTGCTCGAGAGCAGCATGACCCGCAGCTTGCGGTGGTGGTCGACGATCGTGCCGAAGAGGATGCTGCCGAAGGCGACGAAGAGCATGTAGGCGCCGCCGATGATGCCCGTGGCCAGGATGCTCTCGGTCTCGAGGTAGACCCAGAAGGTCAGCGCGAACCAGAGGAAGCTCGTCGTGAGGTTGGCCGTCGCCGTGTTGATGAGGATGTGCAGGAAGGTGCGCCAGCCGTCGGCGGGCACTGCGGTCGCGCCCGCGACCGCGTCGGAGGGCTGCGCGCCCGGGTGCTCCTGGCTCATGGACGAACCATAGCCACGGCCGGTGACACGGGCCAGGGGTCGGATGCGCGCTCGGGGAGGCCGGCGCGGCGCCGGGCTAGCGGGAGTCGTCGGCAGCGCGCGCCGCGGCCTCCGCGGCCACGAGGCTGTCGGTCGCGCCGCGGAGCGCCGTCGCCGCGGCGCACGCGGCCGCGCACGCGGGGCTGTGGAAGTCGATGCCGACATCGGCGAGCGCGTCGACGACGCGGCCGGCCACGAGCAGGTCGGCCGTCGAGGGCCGCAGCGAGCCGTCGGGCCAGCGGTCGCCCGCCGCGACGATCGCGATCGACGCGCGCTCGCCCCGCCGCTCCTGCTCGTCCATCGCCGCTCGCGCGACCTCCGCCGCGTTCCGCAGGGTCGCGCCCAGCACGAGCGGCGTGCGCGGAGCGCGCGACTCGAGCTCCGCCGCCTCCGGGCCGCGGTCGGCGTCCGCGATCACCAGCACGTCGGCCGTGGCGACGCGCATCGCGGGGACGCCCCACTCGAGGGTCACCTGGTAGCTCGCGCTCATGCCGCCAGCCTAGGCGGGGCGCGGCGCGGCCGCCTGGGCGCCGGATCGCCCGCACCCGGGTCGCGGGGCGCCGCGGCGCCGCGGCGCAGGGTCGCCCGCGCCTCAGCGCAGGGCGCCGAGGTGCGCGAGCGCCGCGCGCACGAGGCTGCCGCGGCCGCCCTCCATCTCCGACAGCACGAGCTCCGACGCCGCGGCCTCCGGGCTCAGCCACGTGAGCTCGAGGGCGTCCTGCCGCGGGTCGCACGAGCCGGTGACGGGCACGATGTAGCAGAGCGAGACGGCGTGCTGCCGGTCGTCGGTGTACAGGCCGCCGCCGGGCAGCGGGAAGTACTCCGCGACCTGGAAGGGCACGGGGCTCGCCGGCAGCTGCGGGAAGGCCATGGGTCCCAGGTCCTTCTCGAGGTGGCGGTAGAGCGCATCCCGGATGCGCTCGCCGCGCATGACGCGGCCCGAGACGATCGTGCGGGTCATCTCGCTCTGCGCGTTCATGCGCAGCAGCAGCCCCACCTCCTCGACCTGGCCCATGCCGTCGAGCCGCACGGGGATCGCCTCGACGTAGAGGATCGGGAGCCGCTCGCGCGCGTCGCGCAGCTCGTCGTCGCTGAGCCAGCCGGGATTGGGATCAGGAGTGCGCACCGCCATGGCCCCATGGTGCCAGGCCCGGGCCGCGAGGCCCCGAGCGCCCCGCCCGCGCTGCGGGGCCGCTGGCGCTGGCGGCGCTGCGGGCGCGGGAGCGGGCGGCGCTACGGGCGCAGGCGCCGGCCGCGGCGGTCGGCCGCGAGCGCCAGCAGGAGCCAGCCGGCCGCGACGACGAGCGCGAGCACGATCGAGGGGATGTCGCCCAGGCGCGCGAACCACGCGACCGGGCTCGCCGGCAGCGACTCGAGGAGCGCCCGCGCCGCGGCGGTCGTGCCGACCGCGAGCAGGCTGCAGCGCCCGAGCGCCGCGAACGGCTCCGCGAAGGCGCCGAGCGCCGAGGTGCCGCCGCGGAGGTCCGTGTCGATCGACGGGTGCATCGCCGCGGCGAGCACCGACGCGAGCGCCGCGACCGCGAGGGTCAGCGGCGGCGTCCACAGCGCCGTCCGCGGCTCGAGCGCCGCCTGGCCCCACACCGTCGGCGTGAAGTGCGCGAGGATCCCCAGCACGCCGAAGAGCGTCGCGGCGAGCAGCGCGTAGCCGACGACGCGGCGGCGCTGCCTGCCCGTCACGCTGCGGGCGCGCAGCAGCCCGTGCACGAGCGCGGCGCCCGCCGCGGCAGGGACGACGAGGCCGAGGCCCGCGACGACCGTCGTGGCGCCGGCGACGAGCGCGGGATCCGCGGACGCGCCGGCCGCATCCGCCACGCCGCCGACGACGAGCGTCGCGGGGCTGCAGTCGTCGCTCGGGCCGCCGCAGAGCGCGGTCGTGAGCCAGAGCGCCGCGGCGCCGATCGCGGTCGTCGCGACGACGGCCCAGACCCACGCGCTCCAGCTCCTCGCGAGCGCCGCGAGCACGCCGAGGCCCGCGACCGCGACGCCGAGCTGCACGAGCGGGCCGGCGACGGCCGTGCGCTCCAGGCCGCCGAGCGCGCCGGAGGCGGA
This genomic interval carries:
- the rpoB gene encoding DNA-directed RNA polymerase subunit beta; protein product: MAELSPKSGRNASRLSFARITDTLTVPDLLALQTESFEWLIGDEAWRSRLDEAQTAGRDDVPAQSGLEEIFEEISPIEDLSEKMQLSFSEPVLDVPKYTIDECKERGKTYAAPLYVSAEFMNHETGEIKSQTVFMGDFPLMTEKGTFIVNGTERVVVSQLVRSPGVYFERTPEKNSDKDVYSARVIPSRGAWLEFEIDKRDAVGVRIDRKRKQSVTVFLKALGMTSEDIAQEFAGYESILATLEKDAPMTKEDALRDIYRKLRPGEQVAAEAARALLDNFYFNPKRYDLAKVGRYKINRKLGIDVPMSDSVLSVEDIVATIKYLVALHAEETTLPGIRKGEAVDIRLDVDDIDHFGNRRIRAVGELIQNQVRTGLARMERVVRERMSTQDIEAITPQTLINVRPVSAAIKEFFGTSQLSQFMDQNNPLAGLTHKRRLSALGPGGLSRERAGVEVRDVHPSHYGRMCPIETPEGPNIGLIGSLATFARINSFGFIETPYRRVENGVVSDVIDYLTASEEDDFVVAHANNRLDAKRRFVEDRVVARSKGEEVELVSPSAVNYMDVSPRQMVSVATSLIPFLEHDDANRALMGANMQRQAVPLVRSQAPFVGTGMEGFAAIDSGDVITAEKAGVVAEVSADVVSIQLDEGGTQQYFLRKFDRSNQGTSYNHRVIVSAGDRIEAGEVIADGPATDQGELALGKNLLVAFMPWEGHNYEDAMILSQNLVKDDVLSSIHIEEYEIDARDTKLGKEEITRDLPNVGQDLLADLDERGIIRIGAEVVPGDILVGKVTPKGETELSAEERLLRAIFNEKSREVRDTSLKVPHGEQGTVIAVKQFRAEDGDDELGSGVHEKVVVYIAQKRKITEGDKLAGRHGNKGVIAKILPEEDMPFLADGTPVDIVLNPLGIPKRMNFGQVLETHLGWIAKTGWKVEGTPEWAEGLDPRTLEAPADTKVATPVFDGATEEAIIGLLDSTLPTRDGDRLIDGTGKANLFDGRSGEPYPYPISVGYMYILKLHHLVDDKIHARSTGPYSMITQQPLGGKAQFGGQRFGEMEVWALEAYGAAYTLQELLTIKSDDIVGRVKVYEAIVKGENIQEPGIPESFKVLMKEMQSLCLNVEVLNAAGDVVTLRDDEDEALRTAEELGINISRPELSSIDEI
- a CDS encoding SprT-like domain-containing protein yields the protein MAELDRVRRWAEALIRLHLDDSWSFGFDRAAKRAGLTDFGARRITVSRHLAERWDDDEVHQTLLHEVAHAIVGPGEGHGARWLRTARELGYVGGRTHQGEIAAERAGWVGRCPGGHEHVRFRAPRGRYACRPCSKGAARVVEVRWERRAA
- a CDS encoding spermidine synthase codes for the protein MRASAWSSSSPRSSSLVAEAAPPPASIAVEVGDGRAALETAPSPVGLVAVDVFAAGRVPPPFTSVECFAAARAALLPGGTLVVNSADGPPLAFLRAQLATLRSVFADVAAITTGSTLAGARHSNVVLVASDAPIPVDAIRERVRTGPPPAAALGWPRLAPFVADTTPAVVTDATAVGSPEPVRSAYLGGSSLPASLLG
- a CDS encoding MFS transporter, coding for MSQEHPGAQPSDAVAGATAVPADGWRTFLHILINTATANLTTSFLWFALTFWVYLETESILATGIIGGAYMLFVAFGSILFGTIVDHHRKLRVMLLSSTLTLAAFASAGGMYLLLPERSLLDLGAPWFWLFTVVILAGAVIEHMRNIALSTTVTMLVPDAQHANANGLVGTVQGLAFIVTSVLSGFAIGFVGMGWTIAIAVALTLGTLLHLLTLRFPEDRAAATREEGESAVDLRGSIRAVMAVGGLFALIVFSTFNNLIGGVYMALMDPYGLELFSVQAWGIVFGVASTGFIVGGLVIARFGLGRRPMRTMLLVVALMGLLGALFTIREWWLLYAAGIWLYLCLVPAVEAAEQTVIQRVVPLQRQGRVFGFAMAFESAAAPITAFLIAPIAEFWIVPWSRTDEGAAALEPLLGTGEMRGVALVFLVAGLVMVAASLLAFLTPAYRRISASYAGSAPLPDADAEGAADGGALPAGHDVPQAGHEVPQVSPIDAGIRGPSLRGAGEPQPSSEAGSDEPPR
- a CDS encoding NUDIX hydrolase family protein, which gives rise to MAVRTPDPNPGWLSDDELRDARERLPILYVEAIPVRLDGMGQVEEVGLLLRMNAQSEMTRTIVSGRVMRGERIRDALYRHLEKDLGPMAFPQLPASPVPFQVAEYFPLPGGGLYTDDRQHAVSLCYIVPVTGSCDPRQDALELTWLSPEAAASELVLSEMEGGRGSLVRAALAHLGALR